In Candidatus Rokuibacteriota bacterium, the genomic stretch AAGGGCTATGCCTCGCACGAGCGGGGCACGCTCGACGCCGTCGTGAAGGCCCGCGGCGCGGCCGTGGCGGCCCAGACGCCCGAGTCCCGCGCCCAGGCCGAAGGGCAGCTCAGCCAGGCCCTGCGCGGCCTCTTCGCGCTGGCCGAGTCCTATCCCGACCTCAAGGCGACGGCCAACTTCCAGGCGCTCCAGGCCTCGCTCGGCGAGATCGAGGAGGCGATCCAGAACGCCCGCCGCTACTTCAACGCCGTCGTGCGCGACCTCAATACGGCGATCCAGGAATTCCCGTCCAATCTCGTCGCCGGCTTCTTCCAGTTCCGCCCCCACGCGTACTTCGAGCTGGACCGCCCGGAGGATCGGCAGGTGCCCAAGGTCTCGTTCGGAGGTTAGGCGTATCAGCCGCGCTCTTCTCGCCGCCGCGCTGCTGACGGCGCTGGCCGGC encodes the following:
- a CDS encoding LemA family protein; the encoded protein is MGIPFMIFLAAVGAIVVFVIVSYNRLVSLTQRSQSAWSDVDVQLKRRTDLVPNLLDSVKGYASHERGTLDAVVKARGAAVAAQTPESRAQAEGQLSQALRGLFALAESYPDLKATANFQALQASLGEIEEAIQNARRYFNAVVRDLNTAIQEFPSNLVAGFFQFRPHAYFELDRPEDRQVPKVSFGG